From a region of the Globicephala melas chromosome 19, mGloMel1.2, whole genome shotgun sequence genome:
- the SELENOW gene encoding selenoprotein W, with product MLRSGIMAVPVRVVYCGAUGYKSKYLQLKKKLEDEFPGRLDICGEGTPQVTGFFEVLVAGKLVHSKKGGDGYVDTESKFLKLVAAIKAALAQA from the exons ATGCTCCGGTCCGGAATCATGGCTGTTCCCGTTCGAGTCGTTTATTG TGGCGCTTGAGGCTACAAGTCCAAG TATCTTCAGCTTAAGAAGAAGTTAGAAGATGAGTTTCCTGGACGCCTGGACATC tgcGGCGAGGGGACGCCCCAGGTCACCGGTTTCTTTGAAGTGTTGGTAGCGGGGAAGTTGGTTCACTCCAAGAAG gGAGGCGATGGCTATGTGGACACGGAGAGCAAGTTTCTGAAGCTGGTGGCCGCCATCAAAGCCGCTTTGGCTCAGGCCTAA